TACAAATACCTTTAAATGCTATACCACCAAATGAGAAGATATTTTATATAAACCTTGGAAAGAAGACAGGGATTGAGGTGCAGAATAAAGATATGCAATTACAAGATCTGGGTAACCTTATAGACTTTTTTGGAGCAGTTTATAGAAGAGTAAATTGAATTCCGAGGGACTCTATgtattaaatttgttttttcctCAGATAGAGACACTATTTTGAGATAATTCTTATGAAATAGAGAGAAACTGTATTTCGGtcaaaaaatatggatttacccgGACAtaactagggacacacaattgcACAGGAAGAGATTTCTTCAGATGTGCCAGGAGGCGAAGGATGTAGGAGCTCAGATTGTGATTTGTTATCCCAGCAAATGTGTGGTTAAATTTAACAGTGAAAGATATGTGTTCTTTGATCCACAAGAGTTACATTTATTTCTTGATTCTCATTCTCTTCAAAGAAATAATGCTACTTAATACCAGTCATGGGTTATGAAAATGAATGCTGTAACCTTCTCAATTATTGTTAGTATTTCTTTGTGCTCCATATTAGAATCTTGGATCTCTCTGTTTCTTTAACAGGttgtaaaatcccccccaaaaaatttgtCAAGATTTCCTAATGGAATTTGAGGataatttctttaaattttatgTTTGAAATTAATGAGAGAGATGTATGTATTAATTTGTTAGATTGCTTGATGTGATTTTATGAACCATTCATTGGCAAACTTATATTGCTGTCTAAGTatgttaaaaatgaataaataacaaataaataaataaataaatcccaaggAGAAAGAGGAAGTAAGAAACTGTTAGGCAAATGGAAAGAAATATATTAGTATTTGAAAacaatttatagaaacataggggtagattttcaaagggatacgcgcgtaccccccgaaaacctaccccaaactccccctgcacgtgccgagcctattttgcatagccttggcggcgcgtgcaagccccgggacacgcgtaagtcccggggcttcataaaaggggcgggagggggcatgtctgggggcgtgtccgtggtcaggggcggtttggggcgggtccgggggcgtggtgccatcccgggggcgtggtcgaggcctccggaccagcccctggcttgggtgatggtgcgccagcagccagctggcgcgcagatttacgcctgctttcggcaggcataaatctgccaacaaaggtagggggggtttacatagggccgggggggtgggttaggtaggggaagggtggggaaggtgaggggtggcagaaggaaagttccctccgaggccactcggaGGGAacgcagcgcgcgccgggctcggcgcacgcaggttgcacaaatgtgcacccccttgcgcacgccaaccctggattttataagatacgcgcatatcttataaaatccagtgtacttttgttcgcgcctggtgcacgaacaaaagtacgagcgcgcgtaaatttataaaatccaccccaaagggcgttattttctaaccctatcgcaccCTGATCTAGCTATTCACATGCAATAGCTAGATCAGGGTGGAGTCTGGGAGGTGgcggcaccagaagaggaggagttggggtggcatcGGGGTGGATgctgcggaaacttcgctggcgtcgataaggtaagaccccttatcgctaccagtaacgcgcccaatagcatcacctttcacgaTGGTGCTTTTGgatgcaaaagccggcagcgataacaccgcggtggtgcaaatgctgccagctttcacaggacCACCCCCCCGCTTTGCCCCGCCCCCCCTTACCACGCGATTCAGGAAGGCgtgcgaagatagaaaatccagcccatagaaacatgatggcaaaaaaaggacCATACAgtttatccagtctgcccatccataccaagtactcagttttacaatccctaccatcccctcagagatcctctgtttatcccatgctttctataATTCAGATAATGTCATTGTTTCCCCATCcatcatcctctctgtaaagaaatatttgcttaGATTACTTCTGAATAAGGTGTGTTTCATTCGGGGAGgccctcaattcattttggggccccccaaatgaaacaaattgcccttattcattaTGTTTTGCATATTTGTTTAACATGAATGCACTTCCCTAATAAGTAGCTCTGAATGCCtgtcccacacatacacacatacaccccataTATACACTCCGTtggctaactatttagctggaaaATATAGCTATCctgctaagtggtggctgctgaatgcATTCAAATATCAAAACAgttccacttagccagataagtctaaactTATCCATCTTAGTGGCACTGAATATTAAACTCTTTATAAACTACATCCATTGTTATTTCTGATCCAAGTCTCTTGCTACCCACTCAAATAAATTAATCAGTTTTCTCTGATAAGACCTACTTCTAGTAAAACATGCTGCTTCGGATCTTGTAAACCTTTGGATTTCAGAAACTTCACTATCTTCTTGTTTAGCAGCAATTCTATTAATTCCATCAATTATTCACTaaagaggtcagactaactggcctgaaGTTTTCAGTTTCCCTTCACTTTGTTCTGTCAGCCAGTTTCTAAGTTCTCATCTGACCGTATTGCTTTATCTGTTTTTAACTTAGCTAGCTCCTTATGAACACAGTCTTTAGAAAATCCTTACCTttatgcatctttttttttttgtggtcatGCATCTGGCCCTTCCTCAGTTAATActtaacagaaatatttgttaagtaatCCTTTTTTTCTCATCAGCCTCTATATATTCCTCTCTTTAACCTCTGAGTCTCATaatgccacttttgtacttcctccaatcacatatctttaaaaaaaaaagtcttgtccctccCCTTttaccatattagctattttttctttcatatgTACAGTATCTTCactctcctgactactttcccagcttctcttagcttttccagaaaattttgcctgtcttcctctttctgcactCTCTTATAGTTTATATCCATTTTTCCTTACATTATCAGTTACATCTTTGGAAAACCAGCCTCTTTTTTTCTATTACCATTATTTTCTATGCTAACAAAAATGTTATTTGCCTTTATATCTCCTTTGAATTTTGCCCACTACTCTATTTATCCTAGATTTGTTCATCCAACTAATAACTCTTTGAGGTACtcctccattttaacaaagttacgGGGTTACTTTCTAAAGGCGTATCgcacgtgcgataagcctcttTCGCACACAAAAagacccttttcgcatgcgatagcatgcaaattcgagtctgggcggagtcggggtggtgaGGGGAGGAATCGGGGCAGCAAGGGGGGCAGGCTTGGTGGTATCTTCGCTGGTGGCAATaaggttagtaacattatcatTGCCAGCAGTgctcccaatagcgccacctttcatggtgacAGTGAGGACACTGCGGTGATacaaaggctgtgggctttcaaAGGCCTGCCCCACCATTTTCGCAGGATTTATCATTCATGCtttgaatgatgaatccaggccttagctttCCAGAAATCTGCGATCCTTGCCTTGGAAAGGTCACTTGCTCTAATACTGAACTTCACCAGctagtgatcactggatcccagattaTCTTCCACTATAAATCAGGAACATTTTCCCCAtttgtaagcaccaggtccagtatcaccccctcCCATGTGGGATCTGTTAACAGTTGATGAAATAGTTCTCCCTGCAGATAATTCAGGTTCTCCCTGCAGTTACAAGACACCACAGCCATAAGACTCCAACCAACATCTTGCAGATTGAAATCACTTAGTGATAGTACCCCccttttcatagcaattttgtgaatgccCTCTGTTAAGTCTCTATCCATTTCACCTGCCTGTATtgaaaatatgtatattataccaatataaataaatgttccattcCTCCTTTCCAGATAAACCCACAGTGCCTCGTCTTCCAATAAGCCCTGTAGTTCTGCTGCTTTcatattattttgtatatatattaCTAGTCctcattccttcctttcttcctatccTGGCCTTCCTGAATAGATCATAGCCTACTTTAATTATATTCCAGGCATGATATTCCATGGTCCATGTCTCGCTGACAGTCACTGCATCCAATTCATAATGTTCCATGACTGCCTTTAGATCAGAttctttatttcccatactatggtCCTTAGTGTACATTGTTTTCTGGATgctgccctttttttttccccatttctatcCAAGTATTGATAATTACCTGAAAGCTTTTTTCACCCATCTGCAGTAAACCGGTTGAAAGGAATCAGCATCTTGGATGTTCTAGGCAGGGTTTAAACTTTTGCCTGGTAGTACTGATATTCACAGCCCAGctaaacttacccagctaagggggtcattcactaaggggcagattttcaaagggatatgcgtgtaacccccgaaaagctgccccttccatcccctgcgtgtgccaagcctatcttgcataggcttggcggcgcgcacaagccccgggacatgcataagtcccgtggctttcctaggagggggggtgtcgggggcgtgccagggGGCATGACGCGGCCGGCGCGTAATCAGGGGCATTCCGGgccggggccgcgggcgtggttccggcccaggggcattccgggggcgtggccatggcctctggaccagcccccagacaggaacatggtgcgccggcagccggccagcacgtgcaagttatgcctacctctggcaggcgtaacttgtaaaataaaggtgggaggaattagggctgggggtgggttagataggagaagggaggggaaggtggggggggcagaaggaaagttccctccgaggccgctccgattttggagtggcctcggagggaacggaggatggctgcgcggctcggcgcgcgcaggctgccgattttgcgcagccttgtgcgcgccgaccctgtattttataacatgcgtgtggcagcacgcgcatgttataaaatcgggagtagatttcttcgcgccgggttgcgcgaacaaatctactcccgcacgcaccttttaaaatccacccctaaagcTTTATCGTATGCATTAGGgtcctaacgcacgcaataaggccatattgcatgcaaaaagggccttttcgcatgcgatataatgcaaattagggggaggggaggagtcggagtgGGGGGACGGAGGAGtctgcggtgtcttcgctgctggcgataaCGTTACCAATATTATCGTCGGCAATAGcacgccaaatagcaccacctttcacggtggcgctattcggtgcaaaagccagcaaTGAAGACTCCgcggtggtgtgaaggctgcgggcttttgcaggccccccccatcccctattttcattggattcatcattctgcgatgaatgatgaatccaggcctaagtctgatTGTGGTGatgggctatcctaaagttagccagctaaagttACCCAGTGACATTCAGTGGCAGATTTAACTGGttaagtcccactgaatatatcagTTATAGTTAACCATGTATCCTTTATCTGTTTAACTTCCTGCTTGCCATGCCCTGAACATGGACCTTACACTTTACCCAGCAAACCAATTATTATGACTCTTGCTTACCCATCTGAAGATGTAACTTCTGCTATTAGCACTCCCTCATAGATATAGCCAAGATGGTCAGCCAATATGTGGCCATGGAAATAGTATGAATTGgcttttctgaattttaaaaagccataagAATCATTAGTGTATAGCATTTCCACTGATTTACTAGACAGGCGAACAAGAATATTCTGTTTCTGAGGTGTTGATTTAGCACAAAGAGGGACAGAATAAAGGCAAAGTCAAGAAGAATCAATTTACCTcagtaaatattggggtaatattCAAAAGAATGAATGTGGTTAAAACTGGGGTTTATGCTTGCAAATGCACTTAGgaatggtaattttcaaatgtgcaCCTAGGCGCACCTATACATGTGTGCTGCGGCCATTTTATAGCTTGCACGCACATatgtgtgaatgttataaaatatcctaggcgcatatatgtgtgcctaattttaagcttctTCACGCCCAGCAGCGTAAGTTGGTTTACGGGTGCAcaactgcctgtattttaaaacaggcGCGGGTCCAGCcaaggaccagtttcaccagttcatctaccagttcaccctcCAAAATCCCCTGGTTACAcggcctgcactccccccagttaccccagaccccccaTACCCCTCACAGatgactgtattttttttttttaacttacacctctaccatagcagaagtaaagttatgcggcactgGACTTGGGCGCATGCCCAGGCACCTAggtatttgtgtgcacatctcttggctctACCCCACACTCCTTTTTCTTCTGATGCGAGGCGTGCATGTatcggcacttgtgcgcgtatctgcCCTCTATATTAATAAAGTGGATTGGACATGCGCTACTGTTAAATGCATGCCATTCTTCCGATTTCAGCAAATATcctacttttaaaattcacctccaaggatgtaaatggacttttgaaaattgctacgatatatgctattgaactgtcaataggttttatgcgCGTAAGTGAACTTTAAGCGCGAGAATGGGCGTTTGTAagttgctatgatatatgctacttttatatgcataaattgttttaaaatcacccacatattgtttatatttattctgATTTCAAAAATTAGCATACGCCctttcttttcttaaaaaaaaaaaaacaacatttttgaaTAGTTTTCTGTGGTCTTCAACATAGTCACTCTTAGAACAAAATTGTCAAAAAGAAGCCAGTAATGTTGAAAGTCTATGTTTTCTCCTTGGAATCAGAAACCTGGCCAACATGCAGTTTCCAATAAGGGGTGAATCTTAAAAGTGTTActtgcattaaaaggcccatatacatgagtagcacatattttaaaagcctcaaATTATCTGCATATATGCGAGTGtgtgagttttaaaaaaaaagggttaggggcgttctggggcgagGACAAACTTTATGCacttaaatccatattttaaatctagCACCCGCAGCACTCGGAAGCTGTTAGTTatgcatgtttacttctgctcctgatgagatGTATATCTGCATAAATCTATATTTAGGCCTCAAATGACTGGGTGAGGCATTTGGATCAATTGTGGAGAGAGCAGGCTAAAGAATCAAAGGGGTCTGAATGAATTCAAGATGGACTGGGCAACCTGATGGACTGGGCAACCTGATGGACTAACCCGCGCAtcttaaagccgacaaagtcctaaggaagatacacgaAATATGTTTGATCcagtaatctcttaaaattaggggcacacatacGTGCgaaaggcatattttaaatcatacatgcatAACTGCACGCATGAATTACAATTCCAGAGTATGAGTGCCCAcatacttgttttaaagttaccaagggcttgattttaaaaagcatttacacacttaaaattgggttttacaagtataaatgcactttacccctttaagtgggcttttgaaaattgctacaaagtatgtcattgaattgttcatagaaTATTCATATGTAAGTGCACATTACACACAtcaattgctttttaaaattgctatgatagtaacattgtaacattgtactgtagcaattttaacaagccatttatgctcataaagtacacatacacatgaatatcctatgaagaattcaatggcatatttttagcaattttcaaaagcccatttacatggataaagtgcatttacacatgtaagacccaattttaagtgtgtaaatgctatttaaaatcacgcccaaaggggcggattttcagagccctgctcgcgtaaatccgcccaaaaccgggcggatttacgcgagcagggccctgcgcgccgggaagcctattttacataggcctcccggcgcgcgcagagccccgggactcgcgtaagtcccggggttctcggaggggggcgtttcgggggcgtgtcggcagcgttttgggggcgggtacgggggcgtggctacggcccgggggcgtggccgcgccctccgtacccgcccccaggtcgcggcccggcgcgcaggaggcccgctggcgcgcggggatttacgcctcccggagggaggcgtaaatcccccgacaaaggtaagggggggggtttagacagggccgggcgggtgggttaggtaggggaagggaggggaaggtgaggggagggcaaaggaaagttccctccgaggccgctccgatttcggagcggccttggagggaacggggtaggctgcgcggctcggcgcgcgccggctatacaaaattcatagccttgcgcgcgccgatccaggattttagtggatacgcgcggctccgcgcgtatctactaaaatccagcgtacttttgtttgcgcctggagcgcaaacaaaagtaggctattcgtgcgccttttaaaatccgccccaaagtgttcAATCACCTTCACAATGTTATTTTGGTTAAATGTACCTCAGATAGCCTATGTAATATTACCTGAAGCTATTTAAATGGTATGTCTGGGTCTGAAGGAGGCACAGTACAATGTGATGTGTACATTCTGCCATGGAACATGTCTAGTGACCAGCAAAATGCAGTTAAGAATGTGGAGTCTGCAAAAGCTCTTCCGTGGATAATTTCAGTGGTCTGAAAGGGTAGTGCTCAGAAGAGAATTCTGCTTTCTTCACAGATCTAATTCATTgttttgcttatttgttttcttcaTCTTGATCACAGGAAAATCCAACAGCAAACAAGAATCCATGGGACAATTTCAAAAATATAAGTGAATATCAACATTACACAACAGTAAACGTATTAGATTCAGAGGCAAAAGATGCACTAGAACTAAGACCAGCAGAATGGGAGAAGTGTCTGAATTTGCCTTTGGATGTGCAGGAAGGAGACTTTCAAACAGAAGTTTAACAGACTCAAAAAGAACTGAAACCCTACCAGTTGTTGCACTGACACATGTGAGAGACTTTGGAAGCCTGGCATTTCTATCTGGACATTTGTGACTACTGTAATGTCAGGAACTTCATGTGCCAAatgtcagtgattttttttttgtcttttctcacTAGTATATCTAGTGGAGGTCCAGGTGTACAATTCTTACCATCATGTGTTGTAAGTACCCGTGGAATGGATTTGTAAGGTAATCTTTATAGATAAACCTCAAGCAACGGTTCATGTTGTAAGAGCTTCATTTGGTTTAGTTTTCAAAAAACTTCACCATGGAGCACAATGTATATATTTATGCAGTTTTTAAGGTTTATAACAGTCTGTTTGGCCATTACTACACTTTTTACTTTATAATATAAAAAGCAAAGTTTTTGTCATTAAATGAATGTTTGTTGAGCTACATTCTTCATTGCTTTAAATGCAATAAAGTAATAATCTCACTTTTATATGAATAATATATTTCACATCTTTATTATTGCAGTTTTCTCTGGAAAGCTCGGAATAGCTTTCTCTGCTGCAACtatgtataaaatatttaaaatgttgtaTGGTGTAAATAAACTTTTGTCTACATATCAGTTTTATTGGTGCCTTTAATTCTTGATCTCCTAAGTGGAGATTTGCATAGTTATAAAGAAGGGCAAAATAATTTGGACATGTTGAAAATATATTCACAGCTTTGATAGTGTCTTCCTATACCCCTGTGAGGATAATGATTTCTCAAACATAAGAATGCATTTGTGCAGCTGTTTATATTTCCTACACAGTCACGATTAAAGAAGAAATGTGGCATGTAAATCTGACTTGTCAGAGCACTGTAATGGGGACTCTGTTCAAAAGCTTTGGATACATCTGTTCTCCAGAAATTTGTCAATAGAAAATACCAGGCAAATGGCCAGGGAACAGGTGCATAAAATTATGTTGGATAGAGCATACGCTCTGGAAACTTGGCTAAAGCCTACTATGAAAGCATAACATCATTCTTATTGAGAACCAAGTATAACAGCTAGtctttaaaataattataaagaagaaaagaagttCCTGCATGCAGACTGGTCCATTAAGTTTGTGTTGTTGAACTGGATCATCACCATAGGCTCCTTGCACCCATCACCTGAACACTGAGACACATATAATACAATTTTAACAAACCCATGACGTACATTATACCAAATTTGAAACAGTTTATAACATAGAAATAAAGGATACAAATTAGTTATAAGTGGGCAGAGCTGATTCTTGCATTAGGTGAACTAAGTGGTCATCTAGGGTGCCAATATTTTTTgagggggcagcaaaactctcTAGGTGTCATCTATCCATTTTAAGACATGGTGCCataagagagaagggaatggatgctgggtagatgaggatgttggagacaggaagctggaTGGGCAAGGGAGTTGTGTAGAGAATGCTGGGTGAGTGGAAAGAGAGAGGGTGCTGGGCAGGTCAAGGTGATGTtgggtggtgagagagagagagagaagattatGGTCAAGCAGGGGGTggagagaaaggatgctgggcattACAAAAAGAGGGCATAGGGTTTAGAAAGATGCTGCTGCACTGAGCAGGATGCtaggggagaagagaagagagattcTTGTTCAGGGAGATAGCGGAAGGGATACTGGGCTCTATGGACAGAGGGCAAAGTAGAGAGGGTACAGGACTTGGCaaagggtgagaggagggtgagGTATGGATGCTGAGCGAGGTGAGAAAGGGGGATGCTGTGCCAATGCTGCGGTGCTAGTTAGGTGTATAAGAAGGTGGCAGGCTTAAGACTGAAGGTTGACTTACAGCACCTAATACTCTTACACTAACCTGGCGTACCATCTCCATCCTGGTTCCCAGCATTGTGCCTTGCTCTTAACAACTAGTCATAAATATATGATAGCCCAACAAAAAGGTGTCACCCACAACttatttattgacctttatttctacataatCCAGTAGACTAACATTGTAGCTACATTAATTTATTCAACCTTTTATTACATTAGTTTATTCTTATGAGGAAAAAACAGTATATCAACAATTTTATACATACAACATGCTCCCTATCAAATATTTTCCTAATTTGCTAAGAACAGAAATGTTAGAAtatgatgttttttgtttttgtgttttattatgttttagaaCAGTGGTTTTCCAGCTCAGCCAAAATAAGTCTTTATTGGACTATAGTGACCTGAGTTATCTATGGTTTTGAACTTATTGTAGATCCTCCAACCCAGCCTAGCCATTGCAGTGATAGTTCTTGGCCAGGGTTCACAGACCACAGCTATCTCTTGAACCTGGTGTACATGCACCCTGAGTCTGCCCAGTTGCTGTTACTGTTAAGCAATAGCTGAGACACCttcctccaaataaataaattatatgtaTGGTACAAAAtcaaatatcaaatgtttatgaATTTCCAAATCATAacaatgtattttataaaaatttacaaaatataaacaacCCTTAAATCAAGGCAACATTTATTGGCTACTgataataacctggattaaataatgaaataatgaaaCAGTTTTGCACAAGTAGAAGAATGTATTTTGTCTATATGAGCAACCAAAACAGGCCTTGGGTGAGAAACAGAAGCAGTTTCTGTAGAAACTTGTTGACACCTCAAGCCCTAGCTACTGAACGGGGAAAGAAGGGAGTATACCAGATAATAGTACTTTGACTTCATTagttttagtaaaggtttcagtaattctccactccaaataagggagccatcccaggaaagaaaaaagaaaaaagttgtcAGCCATACATGTATATAAGACAATGATGTATCTTGTATTAACTGAGCAGAATAGGTAGTACATCACTGTTAGATGCACTGCTCTGCTTCCAAGAAAGACTAATTATATATTAATTTCTTGCttttactaataaagattattcgTTAAGACAAAAGCTTGTTAATTATTCTAGAAGGGCCGGCCTTCTCTCTGGGAACATAGGCTCCGGGACCTGAACTCCCTGTGTAGGTGTGGAGCCAAACAGGTAATGATTCTTTGAACTCCCTGCAATAGCAGGTAATGAGTGAACTCCCTGAGTATTGCAGCATTCATGTAAATGAACATTACCTAATATATCTCAAATCCCAATCTAAACACTGTTAAATAATTGACCAAAAAGGAACGTATGTTTGAGAGAACCACTCTGAGCTTTATTCTACAACATCATCCTCATTCTACATTATCATATACTGCATACAAACAAATATAATGtatacacaggaagcaaaaaaCATACTTACATAATAGACGTAGCACAGCGCTGGCTATTTTTTCTTAGCTCCACTATCTACCGGCTCTGCTTATATATGTTGAAAAACTACAAATGTCAGCATGGCATCTGGTTTCTGCTTTCATGTTTCACACCAGAAGTTTTCTGGTCTATTTGTTTTCGTCTCCCCttatctctctgtctctgttcCCACAGACTATGTGCTCGTGCCCCCGGTGATATCTCTTTGCCTCATCCTGTGGCTTATTTATTGCTTCTCCGGTGTCTGTGAGTTCctgcaaaaacagttttatgGCTTTCTTCTTCCACATCTGGCGTTCAAGGCCTCTGACTTGTTTTTCTGGTATTTTTCCTTAGCAGACATACCAGTGGTTTATTCAGCACTGATGGAGAGGCCTCGGTGATAGAGGAGAGGCCGGGGTTTGAACCCAGGCATAATCAACAGATCCTCCCTTGAGCCGGACATGTCTGGCTCACACTATTATTccattcttcacacaggggactaGCAATGAGACGAGGGTCGTTCTTCTCAGTCTGGGAACGAAGCTTTccctaaactcctcccttttaacTGTTCTCACTGTCCCCAGCCCGTCTATCTCCGACCTGAGTTGTGGTATGTATCATGTGAGCAGTACCCAGATTAATATGGCTGTTGGCTATCATATTGTTCTTGCTAATTTGTGGTCTAAACCAATTTTGTAAAGAAACAATTAGACTAGGTATACATTGTACAAAACAGCCTACGCTAACCAAAATGATCAGAAAGGTTAGGATATATTGACAAGCTGTTCTAATCCATCCATTCGGGAATATGGACCATATATTGTCCCACATATTGGACCAGGAATGCATCTTAATATCTTGCGCATATTTATGTAATTGGACAATTTGTTTTTCAATGGCCCATGAGTTATCAGtaatattaaaacaacacatGTCAGGCATAATCTCACAACCGAATCGGTGCTGCAATAATAAAAAGTCAATAGCACCACGGTTGCTAATGATAGCATTGCGGAGGGTAGCTTGTTCTTGGTTCAATAATGCTAAAGCCGTAGAAGTAGTATTAATAGATTTTGCCAATGCACAAGCGAGTTTTGTGACCTCTATGTCAGCATGCATAGCTAGAGCAGGTACACTAATCAAAGTTAAAGCTAATGCTAGTGATTCTTGTTTACTAAATAATGAAACATTTCCATCACATGTGGGTTCTAATGAGGATATGTCACGTGTCTGACGATGCCTGGATTCCAAGTCTTTGGGTTCTGGGGCAATA
This genomic interval from Rhinatrema bivittatum unplaced genomic scaffold, aRhiBiv1.1, whole genome shotgun sequence contains the following:
- the LOC115082505 gene encoding adhesion G protein-coupled receptor B3-like, whose product is MELFQELNQKFQTLERFRDIPNTGNMENPTANKNPWDNFKNISEYQHYTTVNVLDSEAKDALELRPAEWEKCLNLPLDVQEGDFQTEV